The following nucleotide sequence is from Devosia salina.
AGTACCAGCGAACCGGCGAACTTTCCAAGTCACGGACCCCACGGGCAATCGACATGCTCATATTGAGCGAAACAAAATTGTTGAGCTGGATGTCGCCCTCGTGGATTGGCTCAGGCGTCGCCCAGAAGCCCAGAGGCACGTCATAGCTGGCCAGCGCTCGGGCAACATCGCCCATGGTAAAGCCGCCGTGCAGCAGAATGACAAAGTCTGCGCCATCCGAGAGAACAGCGTCCATGGCCGCCCGAGCCTGCTCTCCATTCATCGGCACGCTGGGAGCAACAACCAGTCGGGCGCCTTCTTCTGAGGCCAGGCCTTCCAGCGCAGACACTGCCAGATCAAAGACACCATGCTTATCCGGAAAGTAGCTTGGCAGCGATGCTTTGATCAGGCCGATGGTCAAGGGCATTATGCAGAGGTTCCGGCTGTTCGCGTGGGGGCGGATTTGTCGAGGTTGTAGGTGATGGGCGACTGACGGTAGACTTGGTCGTAAAAGACCGGCTTCTGGTCCTCGTCGAACGCCGTACAGGCCTGCGAAAGAATGGGCGCGTTGGGCTTTACGTCCAGCAGTTCAGCGATCTCGGCATCCGCGACCAGCGAGCTGATAACCTCACAGGCGCGCGTCCACTGCATCTTGAACCGCCGTCCGAGAATACGCAGGATGGATTGATTTTGACCCGTTTCGGGCAAATCTTCGGCGCTGATGCCATCCACCAGATGGCTTGGCACCCAGGTACGAACGAGCATGACGGGCGCGCCATCGACGGTTCGCAAACGACGGATCAGTGTCAATTCACTGTCAAACAGAGCGGCAACTTCCGGGGGCACCGACTTTGCAGGCGCATCGATACCCAGCAGCTTGGCCCCGGGCATCCGCCCCTCACGGATAACCTGATCCGTGAACGAGACAAGGCAGCTCGATGATGGTGGCGAAAGCGTGGAAACGACGTAGCCACTGCCCTGGCGCGCGGTGATGTATCCAGACTGAACGAGCATATCGAGCGCCTTGCGCACGGTGACACGGCTGACGTCGAACGCCTTCGCCAATGCTTCCTCGGTAGGAAGGCGCGTTCCGACCGAATACATGCCGGAATCCAGCCTGTTGAGCACCTCGTCGTGCACCGACTGGTATTTTGGAACGGACTTGGTTGCCACCTGACGACCCTTTCATGAAACACAAATTGATTAGATCAAATCAGATTCCTTGAGACCGAGCCATACGCTCTTGGTTTGCGAATAAAGCGCAATCGCCTCCTGACCCATTTCGCGGCCATAGCCGCTTTGTTTCATGCCGCCGAAGGGGGAAGCCGCGTCCGTATCGCCCCAGGTGTTGATCCAGATGGTGCCGGCCTGCAGCCGTGCCGCCATCCTGTGGGCGCGAGATACGTCATTGGTCCAAAGGCCAGCGGCCAGCCCAAAGTCGGTATTGTTGGCGCGCGAAAGCACCTCAGCTTCATCGTCAAACGAAAGCACTGCCATGACGGGTCCGAAAATCTCTTCCCTCGCGACCGACATGGTATCAGTCACTCCGTCGAGCACGGTCGGCGCGACGAAGTACCCGGCGCTGCGAACGCGCTTGCCGCCGGCAACACACTGAGCACCCTCGGCCTGCCCCTGCCCGACATAGGAAAGAACTTTGTCCATCTGATGCTGGGAGATGATGGGGCCCAGATCATGACCTTCCGAATCCATCCCCGGGCCAACCGAAAGTGCATTGGCCCGCCTGGCCAGACCGGCGACCACCTGATCGCGAATGGAGCTGTGCACAAAGAGCCGCGCGCCCGCCGTGCACGATTGCCCGTTATTTCCGAACAGCGCCCAGAACGAACCTTCGATCGCAGCTTCGATGTCGGCGTCAGGGAAAATGATGTTGGCAGCCTTGCCACCGAGCTCGAGCGAAACCTTCTTGAGATTTCCAGTCGATGCGGCAACGATCCTTCGGCCGGTTTCGGTCGAACCGGTAAAGCCGATCTTATCGACGCCCCTGTGGCTCGCCAAGGCTGCACCGGCGCCAGCGCCTAGGCCGGCCACGACGTTGAGGACGCCCGGCGGAAAACCAACTTCGAGCGCCAAGTCGGCGAGATAGAGAGCGCTCAGCGGCGTCTGTTCGGCAGGCTTGAGCACTACGGTATTGCCAGCCGCAAGCGCCGGCGCCAGCTTCCAGGCGACCATCAGCGTTGGATAGTTCCAAGGCGTGATCAACCCGCACACCCCCACTGGCTCGGCGCGGGTATAGTTGAACCGGCGTGGATCGGAAACGGGAATGGTGCGCCCTTCAATCTTGCTGGCCCAGCCGGCGAAATAGCGGAAGTGGCGGGCGGAATAGACCGCATCCACGTCGCGGGCCTTTGCAAAGGGCTTGCCGTTATCGAGTGCGTCGAGCTGCCCGAATATCTCCTTGCGGGCTTCGATCGCGTCTGCCAACCGCCAAATCAGCACACCGCGATCGTGGCTGGACATGGTGCCCCAGGGCCCGGAAAGCGCCTTTCGGGCCGTAGCGACGGCGGCCTCGATATGGTCGGCATCACCGCAGGCAACCTGCGCCAGAGGCTCCTCGGTGGAGGGGTTGAGAACCTCAATGGTTTCGCGAGCCTGAACCTGCTCAGCGCCAATGCGCAGTCCCTGGACAGAACTCAGAAAATCGGAAACCTCGGGGTTGAGCTCCAGCATGGTCATGCGATGGCCTCGCTCATGCCCGCAAGCCGGTCGCGGCCGGTTGTTTCCATCCAGCGAGCCATGGCGTTTGCTCCCTCTGATCCGAAAATGCCAATGGCATCGCTCCAAAGCGCGCGACCACACATGAAGCCTGCCGCCTCGCCGGAGCTGGACTTGCAGAACTTCAACCCTTCGACAAACCGCTCGTAAGTCACCCCGGCGCTGAGATAGACAAACGGCATGTCGCCCGCGGCGTTGGACACATCCACTACCGCGGCCTCTGCGTCGCGGCGGCTCATCGCAGGCGTCCCGAAGCCCTCGACGTAATCCAACGTAACCGGGATCTCAATCTTGAGAATATCGATCTTGTAGTCCGGGTTGACGAAATCCTCGACGGCACGTCGCACCAGTTCGGGCTTGAGCAGCGCGTACTCCTTCGATGCACCATCAGAAACGGCGCGATCATAGACGATGGGTTCAAATAGGAACGTGGTACCCTGAGCCCGGCAGCGATCTCCGATGGAGCGCACGAGATCGAACTTGCGCTTGTTCAGCTCGGCAGGATCGTTGGGGCCGTAATACAGGAAGAATTTCAGCACAGGCGCGCCGAGGGCCGGGAACTGTTCCACGGTGAGGTTATCGGGCAGGCGAGTGATGCGGTCCTCGTCGGCGATATGATAGACGTCGGCTTCGAAAGCAAGCATAGGAATGCAGGTCGGAGCCATGTGCGGCAGCAATTGGGGACCGTAGTTGGAGTCGACGAGCAGGGTCGTCGCCTGGGGGCTGGCCGTTTCCACAACAATCCGTTTGAAAGTCTGGAGGTCGTCATCGCGCGCATCGGCGCCGCGGGCAGCGGCAATCACTGCTGCCAGGCCACTGCCTTGGTCGACGGCCACGCCGTAGATGGGCTCATGGGGTTTAAAAGGAGCGGGCATCACGTCAGCGCCTCCTGGGCCAGCAGTGAGATTGAGGGAAAGGCCGGGCTGTCGGAAGGTTCGCACCAATAGGCCAGCATTTGGTCGGTCGGCTCGAGCAGAGAGATGGAGAAGCCGCCCATTTCCTGGGTGGTCACGAAACTGCCCACCATCGGGGCAATCGCCTCGATCCCGTGTGCGGCCAGGACTCTTCTGGTCTCGTTCCAGATTGTGTACAACTCCATCAAGGTGGTGCCGCCCATGCCATTGATG
It contains:
- a CDS encoding GntR family transcriptional regulator, coding for MATKSVPKYQSVHDEVLNRLDSGMYSVGTRLPTEEALAKAFDVSRVTVRKALDMLVQSGYITARQGSGYVVSTLSPPSSSCLVSFTDQVIREGRMPGAKLLGIDAPAKSVPPEVAALFDSELTLIRRLRTVDGAPVMLVRTWVPSHLVDGISAEDLPETGQNQSILRILGRRFKMQWTRACEVISSLVADAEIAELLDVKPNAPILSQACTAFDEDQKPVFYDQVYRQSPITYNLDKSAPTRTAGTSA
- a CDS encoding aldehyde dehydrogenase family protein; its protein translation is MTMLELNPEVSDFLSSVQGLRIGAEQVQARETIEVLNPSTEEPLAQVACGDADHIEAAVATARKALSGPWGTMSSHDRGVLIWRLADAIEARKEIFGQLDALDNGKPFAKARDVDAVYSARHFRYFAGWASKIEGRTIPVSDPRRFNYTRAEPVGVCGLITPWNYPTLMVAWKLAPALAAGNTVVLKPAEQTPLSALYLADLALEVGFPPGVLNVVAGLGAGAGAALASHRGVDKIGFTGSTETGRRIVAASTGNLKKVSLELGGKAANIIFPDADIEAAIEGSFWALFGNNGQSCTAGARLFVHSSIRDQVVAGLARRANALSVGPGMDSEGHDLGPIISQHQMDKVLSYVGQGQAEGAQCVAGGKRVRSAGYFVAPTVLDGVTDTMSVAREEIFGPVMAVLSFDDEAEVLSRANNTDFGLAAGLWTNDVSRAHRMAARLQAGTIWINTWGDTDAASPFGGMKQSGYGREMGQEAIALYSQTKSVWLGLKESDLI
- a CDS encoding tagatose 1,6-diphosphate aldolase, coding for MPAPFKPHEPIYGVAVDQGSGLAAVIAAARGADARDDDLQTFKRIVVETASPQATTLLVDSNYGPQLLPHMAPTCIPMLAFEADVYHIADEDRITRLPDNLTVEQFPALGAPVLKFFLYYGPNDPAELNKRKFDLVRSIGDRCRAQGTTFLFEPIVYDRAVSDGASKEYALLKPELVRRAVEDFVNPDYKIDILKIEIPVTLDYVEGFGTPAMSRRDAEAAVVDVSNAAGDMPFVYLSAGVTYERFVEGLKFCKSSSGEAAGFMCGRALWSDAIGIFGSEGANAMARWMETTGRDRLAGMSEAIA